A stretch of Alkalicella caledoniensis DNA encodes these proteins:
- the istA gene encoding IS21 family transposase: MITLMNKQEIILSNLRDGVSQWEIHRRTGIDRKTIRKYIREYEAKKAELVGNEIEDTTLIEDLVSPPKYKARKPVKRKLTDEIIGEINNYLKENEEKQNTGRRKQQKKKIDIFECLSEKGYDISYSTVCSYIRKVEKESKEAYIRQEYSYGDSTEFDWGYVKLIIGGKPKTFQMGAFANAMGNHRYAHLYHNQKMESFLDVHVRFFKKMNGVHRTVVYDNMKVAVKSFAAKNEKEPTDDLLKLSLYYGFRYRFCNIAKGNEKGRVERSVEYIRRKAFSKRDTFDSLEEANEYLEKELDKLNSKPTKANGGKSPREVLEEEQKHLLSLMPDYDTARTAEYRVSKYSTISIDENKYSVPDHLVGKFVFVKIYPHQIQIYYDQQKIAEHKRSYGNFTWTLNIEHYVNTIKKKPGSLHSSAAIRQMDTKLQKIYHNYYTENPREFIELLEIIGEKGLYPTLKIIERLERISITSVSTEKIKLLINREEEPQTKIIERTTDIIANSKFILNHYGKLLGNNQAAFQKEATII, encoded by the coding sequence GTGATTACTTTAATGAATAAACAAGAAATTATTTTATCAAATTTAAGAGATGGGGTTTCTCAATGGGAAATCCATAGAAGGACAGGCATTGACCGTAAGACAATTAGAAAGTATATCAGAGAGTATGAGGCAAAGAAGGCAGAATTAGTAGGAAATGAAATAGAAGATACTACTCTAATCGAAGATTTAGTATCACCACCAAAGTATAAGGCAAGAAAGCCAGTGAAGAGAAAATTGACTGATGAAATTATTGGCGAGATCAATAACTACCTAAAAGAAAATGAAGAGAAACAAAATACAGGTAGAAGAAAGCAGCAAAAGAAGAAGATTGATATATTTGAGTGCCTATCCGAGAAAGGCTATGACATAAGCTATTCAACTGTCTGTAGCTATATTAGAAAGGTTGAAAAAGAAAGTAAGGAAGCCTACATTCGTCAAGAATACTCATATGGAGATAGTACTGAGTTTGATTGGGGTTATGTAAAGTTAATAATTGGAGGAAAGCCAAAGACTTTTCAGATGGGAGCATTTGCAAATGCCATGGGGAACCACCGGTATGCTCACCTTTATCACAATCAGAAAATGGAGAGTTTCCTTGACGTTCATGTGCGTTTTTTCAAAAAAATGAATGGTGTCCATCGGACAGTAGTATACGATAACATGAAAGTAGCAGTAAAAAGCTTTGCTGCTAAGAATGAAAAGGAACCAACTGATGACTTACTAAAACTATCTCTTTATTATGGATTTAGATATCGATTTTGCAATATAGCCAAAGGGAATGAAAAAGGTCGAGTTGAGCGAAGTGTTGAGTACATTAGAAGAAAGGCATTTAGTAAAAGGGACACCTTTGATAGCTTAGAAGAAGCTAATGAGTATTTAGAAAAAGAACTAGATAAACTTAACTCAAAGCCCACAAAAGCAAATGGCGGGAAAAGCCCTAGGGAGGTTTTAGAGGAAGAACAAAAGCACCTCCTTTCCCTAATGCCTGATTATGATACTGCAAGAACAGCAGAGTATAGAGTTAGTAAATACTCAACAATAAGCATTGATGAAAATAAATATTCTGTACCTGATCACTTGGTAGGAAAGTTCGTTTTCGTTAAGATATATCCTCACCAAATCCAGATTTATTATGACCAACAGAAAATTGCAGAACATAAAAGAAGTTATGGCAACTTTACTTGGACACTTAATATTGAGCACTACGTTAATACAATAAAAAAGAAGCCTGGGTCCCTTCATTCAAGCGCCGCCATACGCCAAATGGATACCAAGCTCCAAAAAATATATCATAACTATTATACCGAAAATCCTAGAGAATTCATAGAGCTTCTTGAAATTATTGGCGAAAAAGGTCTATATCCAACATTAAAAATCATAGAAAGACTTGAAAGAATCAGCATAACCAGTGTTAGCACAGAGAAGATAAAACTGCTGATTAACAGAGAAGAGGAACCACAAACAAAGATTATTGAAAGGACTACTGATATTATTGCAAACTCAAAGTTCATATTAAATCACTATGGAAAACTCTTAGGCAATAATCAAGCAGCCTTTCAAAAGGAGGCTACGATAATATGA
- the chrA gene encoding chromate efflux transporter, whose protein sequence is MNTFLKDVFICSLGAYGGPEAHYGVFTDQMVIKKKYLTEEELVELIALTGILPGPSSTQTIVAIGHKIGGPVLAFLTMLVWALPVLSVMTLLSFLSHFLSGLNISEDGLRYIGPMAVGFIIVAAYRIGRKVVKDKLTLGLLFFGAITTYFIREAWIFPLVLVTGGVVSIYTSQEKNLWNSVKLNPPWPYLFAFGFFALGSILLTVVWDNGTLNLFESFYRYGYLVIGGGQVVVPLMYSELVEVNQYMTNQEFLTGFGLVQGLPGPMFSFSAYAGGLAARGGSAFTQVIGAITGGIAIFLPGLLLIYFIYPIWENLKKIKGIKVSLRGITAVAGGLITIAAVILMQNSGFLIDNIIVMLCTVALLLTKKVPAPFIVMGVIAAGFII, encoded by the coding sequence GTGAATACTTTTTTAAAGGATGTATTTATCTGTTCCTTGGGGGCTTATGGAGGACCTGAAGCTCATTATGGTGTTTTTACAGATCAAATGGTCATAAAGAAAAAATATTTAACCGAAGAGGAGTTAGTGGAACTTATAGCTTTAACGGGTATTTTGCCTGGTCCAAGTAGTACACAAACTATTGTGGCTATAGGACATAAAATTGGAGGACCAGTATTGGCTTTTCTCACTATGTTGGTATGGGCTTTGCCTGTGCTTTCAGTGATGACTTTATTGTCGTTTTTAAGTCATTTTTTAAGTGGTTTGAACATATCTGAAGATGGGCTACGTTATATTGGTCCCATGGCTGTAGGGTTCATAATTGTTGCTGCATATCGTATCGGACGGAAAGTTGTAAAGGATAAGCTGACTCTAGGATTATTATTCTTTGGAGCTATAACCACTTACTTTATAAGAGAAGCTTGGATATTTCCGTTGGTCCTTGTTACCGGTGGAGTGGTTAGTATTTATACTTCACAAGAGAAGAATTTATGGAATAGCGTAAAGTTAAATCCACCTTGGCCATATTTGTTTGCCTTTGGATTTTTTGCCCTTGGTAGCATTCTTCTTACGGTCGTATGGGATAATGGAACGTTAAACCTATTTGAGAGTTTCTATCGCTATGGTTATTTGGTAATTGGAGGTGGGCAAGTAGTAGTACCACTTATGTATAGTGAATTAGTAGAGGTTAATCAATATATGACTAATCAGGAGTTTTTAACTGGATTTGGCCTTGTTCAAGGTTTACCTGGCCCGATGTTTAGCTTCAGTGCATATGCTGGTGGACTGGCAGCTCGGGGCGGGAGTGCATTTACTCAAGTTATAGGTGCAATTACAGGGGGTATTGCAATATTTTTACCAGGCTTGCTTTTAATCTACTTTATTTATCCAATATGGGAAAATCTAAAGAAGATTAAAGGAATCAAGGTATCATTGAGAGGAATCACAGCCGTTGCAGGAGGCTTAATCACTATAGCTGCAGTAATTTTAATGCAAAACAGTGGATTTTTAATTGACAATATTATCGTTATGCTATGTACAGTGGCTCTGTTGCTTACAAAAAAGGTTCCTGCGCCATTTATTGTAATGGGAGTTATAGCTGCAGGATTCATTATCTAA
- a CDS encoding Dps family protein, whose translation MKDHKKLNEYLSNLAVINVKLHNLHWNVVGKQFVQIHEFTESMYNDAFGKFDDVAELIKIQGGKPLVKLSDYLQNSSIKELDKDIFTTDEVLEIVQDDLRKMKDLAIEIRNAADEEGDFETVAQFEEYVAGYNKTLWFIRSMMA comes from the coding sequence ATGAAAGATCACAAAAAATTAAACGAGTATTTATCAAACTTAGCAGTTATTAATGTTAAGCTACATAACTTACATTGGAATGTAGTTGGAAAGCAATTTGTTCAAATCCATGAGTTTACTGAGTCTATGTATAATGACGCCTTCGGCAAATTTGATGATGTGGCAGAGCTTATCAAGATTCAAGGCGGAAAGCCTTTGGTGAAACTATCTGATTACCTTCAAAATTCTTCTATTAAAGAATTAGATAAAGACATATTTACAACAGATGAGGTACTTGAGATAGTACAAGATGATTTAAGAAAAATGAAAGATCTAGCAATTGAAATTAGAAATGCAGCTGATGAAGAAGGGGATTTTGAGACTGTGGCACAGTTTGAAGAATACGTTGCAGGCTATAACAAGACACTGTGGTTTATTAGGTCTATGATGGCTTAA
- a CDS encoding TetR-like C-terminal domain-containing protein, with protein MPPISTLTGTIGMPLDVFLNVWEQNAKYYSVLLGDKGDPAFARKLKNSIKPTIMKVLEDKPDIDLREIDYILEYTLTAMIGIMSYWFIKEKTLSRESLFSLMHRLMEDGIMKHLPL; from the coding sequence TTGCCCCCGATTTCAACACTAACAGGAACAATTGGGATGCCATTAGATGTATTTCTTAATGTATGGGAACAAAATGCTAAGTACTATTCAGTCTTGCTTGGAGATAAAGGTGATCCGGCTTTTGCAAGAAAGTTAAAGAATTCCATTAAACCGACAATTATGAAAGTGCTTGAAGATAAGCCTGACATCGATTTAAGAGAAATAGATTATATTCTTGAATATACACTTACTGCTATGATTGGCATTATGAGTTATTGGTTTATAAAAGAAAAGACTCTTTCAAGGGAAAGTCTGTTTAGTCTTATGCACAGGTTGATGGAGGATGGGATAATGAAGCACTTGCCACTATAA
- a CDS encoding helix-turn-helix transcriptional regulator: MIKNSIKLSRIERQLTQEELAEKVGVTRQTIGLIEKEKYNPTIALGLNLCKVLNKSLDQLFWLEEDVNEK, translated from the coding sequence ATAATTAAGAACAGTATTAAGCTAAGCCGTATTGAGAGACAACTCACTCAAGAAGAACTTGCTGAAAAAGTAGGTGTAACAAGACAAACAATTGGTCTAATAGAGAAAGAGAAATATAATCCCACCATAGCCTTAGGGCTTAATTTATGCAAAGTTCTAAATAAGTCTCTTGATCAATTATTTTGGTTAGAGGAGGATGTAAATGAAAAATGA